The following are encoded in a window of Haloarcula halophila genomic DNA:
- a CDS encoding tryptophan--tRNA ligase — MTRDTHTDDGSTDDQPRPDDATNDTNRSPSSLRPDGGTDAAGADDVRLDPWGSSTIADYHKLFEQFGIEEFDEVLPAVPNPHYLMRRGVIFGHRDYRPVADAMREGEPFAALSGFMPTGDPHIGHKMVFDEIVWHQQQGGDAYGLIADLEAHAARGLTWAEIDEHARSYVLSLLALGFDPEEGELYRQSENRQLQDLAFELGAEANASELQAIYDFDGETNISYMQSVVTQMADILYPQLEEPKPTVIPVGPDQDPHMRLARDLAARMRYFGVTEAFASFETGPTERALLRQAYDARGEYADDPERPRCVEAADWLREAEPTPDDARESVAEKLDNAGKEPLRPRTRIYDRNATDAAFEALIEAVDGEKRVYDEHVDAFELDAAEAERLAREVELDNGGHGFVPPSSIYHRFMTGLTGGKMSSSIPASHISLLDDPEDGYDKVKSATTGGRSTAEEQREKGGKADECPVYELYAYLLAGEDDAFAEEVYEECVGGERLCGGCKEQAAELMESFLEEHQEKRAEWEAKLDDLDIEFDSDRKRA; from the coding sequence GACCCGTGGGGGTCCTCGACCATCGCCGACTACCACAAACTGTTCGAGCAGTTCGGCATCGAGGAGTTCGACGAGGTGTTGCCCGCGGTCCCGAACCCCCACTACCTGATGCGCCGGGGCGTCATCTTCGGCCACCGCGACTACCGGCCGGTCGCCGACGCCATGCGCGAGGGCGAACCGTTCGCGGCCCTCTCGGGGTTCATGCCGACCGGCGACCCCCACATCGGTCACAAGATGGTCTTCGACGAGATCGTCTGGCACCAACAGCAGGGCGGGGACGCCTACGGCCTCATCGCGGATCTGGAGGCCCACGCCGCTCGCGGGCTGACCTGGGCGGAGATCGACGAACACGCCCGCAGCTACGTCCTCTCCTTGCTCGCGCTCGGGTTCGACCCTGAGGAGGGGGAACTGTACCGACAGTCCGAGAACCGCCAGTTACAGGACCTCGCCTTCGAACTCGGAGCCGAAGCCAACGCCTCCGAACTACAGGCCATCTACGACTTCGACGGGGAGACGAACATCTCCTACATGCAGTCGGTCGTCACCCAGATGGCCGACATCCTCTACCCACAACTGGAGGAACCAAAGCCGACGGTCATCCCCGTCGGCCCGGACCAGGACCCCCACATGCGTCTGGCCCGGGACCTGGCCGCGCGGATGCGCTACTTCGGCGTCACCGAGGCCTTCGCGAGTTTCGAGACCGGGCCGACCGAGCGGGCGCTGCTCCGGCAGGCCTACGACGCACGCGGGGAGTACGCCGACGACCCCGAGCGGCCACGCTGTGTCGAGGCCGCCGACTGGCTCCGCGAGGCCGAACCCACACCCGACGACGCCCGCGAGTCGGTCGCCGAGAAACTCGACAACGCCGGCAAGGAACCGCTCCGCCCGCGAACACGAATCTACGATCGCAACGCGACCGACGCGGCCTTCGAGGCCCTGATCGAGGCCGTCGACGGCGAGAAACGCGTCTACGACGAACACGTCGACGCCTTCGAGCTGGACGCTGCCGAGGCGGAACGACTGGCCCGCGAGGTCGAACTCGACAACGGCGGCCACGGTTTCGTCCCGCCGTCATCGATCTATCACCGGTTCATGACCGGCCTCACCGGCGGGAAGATGTCCTCCTCGATTCCGGCCTCCCACATCTCGCTGCTGGACGACCCTGAAGACGGCTACGACAAGGTCAAGTCGGCGACGACCGGCGGCCGCTCGACCGCCGAGGAGCAACGCGAGAAGGGCGGGAAAGCCGACGAGTGTCCGGTCTACGAACTGTACGCCTATCTGCTGGCCGGCGAGGACGACGCGTTCGCCGAGGAGGTCTACGAGGAGTGTGTCGGCGGCGAACGGCTCTGTGGCGGCTGTAAGGAGCAGGCCGCCGAACTGATGGAGTCGTTCCTCGAAGAGCACCAGGAGAAACGCGCCGAGTGGGAAGCGAAACTCGACGACCTCGACATCGAGTTCGACTCGGACCGCAAGCGAGCCTGA